A single window of Anomaloglossus baeobatrachus isolate aAnoBae1 chromosome 9, aAnoBae1.hap1, whole genome shotgun sequence DNA harbors:
- the LOC142251778 gene encoding olfactory receptor 5V1-like translates to MDHKNGSTTTSFIITGISDEPLLQFFVFLLVLLIYLITLGGNTTIFLLICLDHHLHTPMYFFLANLSLLDISCSTITLHKILTSFVSGDNSVLVVECAVQIFAFLSLTSDELLVLTAMSYDRYVAICNPLRYHLIMNSKLCTFLASLCWAIGLLEGIPLFMGIYKLTCFVSNKVDHFFCDIVPVMKLSCSDTSFLQFYIFSEGVFLGGLTPFTLTFISYIFIIGTILSIRSSIGRRKAFYTCSSHLTVVVCLYGSLVFQYLRPTSSINLGSSKYFSLFNIAAVPILNPLIYSLKNKDVKAAFRRKNGFTHVNQIAKP, encoded by the coding sequence ATGGATCATAAAAATGGGAGCACGACAACCTCTTTTATCATTACCGGGATCTCAGATGAGCCTTTGTTGCAATTTTTTGTTTTCCTCTTGGTTCTCCTCATTTATCTCATCACTCTCGGAGGAAATACAACCATCTTCCTCCTTATTTGTCTAGATCACCATCTCCATACACCCATGTACTTTTTCTTGGCCAACTTGTCTCTTTTGGACATTAGTTGTTCTACGATCACTCTTCATAAAATTCTTACTTCTTTTGTATCGGGAGATAATTCTGTCCTGGTTGTTGAATGTGCTGTGCAAATTTTTGCCTTTTTGTCGTTGACTAGTGATGAACTTTTGGTCTTAACAGCTATGAGTTATGATCGCTACGTTGCGATCTGTAACCCTTTACGTTATCATCTCATCATGAATTCTAAACTTTGTACGTTTCTGGCCTCTTTATGTTGGGCTATTGGTTTACTTGAGGGCATACCCCTTTTTATGGGGATCTATAAATTAACATGTTTTGTGTCCAACAAGGTAGACCATTTCTTTTGTGACATAGTGCCTGTCATGAAGTTGTCGTGTAGTGACACATCTTTTCTTCAATTTTATATTTTTAGTGAAGGGGTGTTCCTTGGTGGTTTAACCCCATTTACCCTTACATTCATCTCTTACATCTTCATAATTGGCACCATCTTGTCTATACGTTCCAGCATCGGCAGACGTAAAGCCTTCTACACGTGCTCCTCGCACCTCACAGtggtggtctgtctctatggttcTCTTGTCTTCCAATATTTGAGGCCAACTTCATCCATCAATTTAGGTTCCAGTAAATATTTCTCATTGTTTAATATAGCTGCCGTCCCTATACTGAACCCCCTGATCTACAGCTTAAAAAATAAAGATGTGAAAGCCGCTTTTAGAAGAAAAAATGGATTTACTCATGTCAACCAAATTGCAAAGCCATAA